In Legionella sp. PATHC035, a genomic segment contains:
- the lldD gene encoding FMN-dependent L-lactate dehydrogenase LldD — translation MIISSITDYREAARRKLPRFLFDYIDGGAFAEQTLKANTEDLAKVLLRQRILKNVGHLNFETELLGQKLAMPVILSPVGLTGMYARRGEVQVAQAAAEKGIPFALSTVSVCSLEEVSAHSSRPVWFQLYVLKDRGFMQSMLERAQTCGVTHLVFTVDMSTPSARYRDARSGMSGPFARERRFLQALMKPSWAYQVGIMGRPHDLGNISIYLKKSIGLKNYIGWLNQNFDPSISWRDLEWIRHFWKGPLLIKGILDPEDAKDAVTFGADGIIVSNHGGRQLDGVLSTAKALPKIADKVHSDLTILVDSGVRSGLDVIRMLALGAQAVLLGRPTAYALAARGQAGVEHMLELIRNEMGIAMTLMGVGRSTEINRTHLCTGS, via the coding sequence ATGATTATTTCTTCTATTACTGACTATCGTGAAGCGGCTCGACGGAAACTTCCTCGATTTCTGTTTGATTATATCGATGGTGGTGCTTTTGCCGAACAAACACTCAAGGCCAATACTGAAGATCTTGCTAAGGTACTATTAAGGCAAAGGATTTTAAAAAATGTAGGACATCTCAATTTTGAAACAGAACTTTTAGGACAAAAGCTGGCAATGCCAGTCATCCTAAGCCCCGTAGGTCTTACCGGAATGTACGCCCGAAGAGGTGAGGTCCAAGTAGCCCAAGCAGCTGCAGAAAAAGGAATACCTTTTGCCTTATCAACAGTTTCTGTATGCTCTTTGGAAGAAGTATCCGCCCATAGTTCTCGGCCTGTCTGGTTTCAACTGTACGTACTCAAAGATCGCGGCTTTATGCAGAGTATGCTGGAACGGGCTCAAACTTGCGGTGTGACTCATCTGGTATTCACCGTAGATATGTCCACTCCAAGTGCACGCTATCGCGATGCACGCTCAGGAATGTCTGGTCCATTTGCCCGTGAACGTCGATTCTTGCAAGCCCTGATGAAACCCTCCTGGGCTTATCAGGTGGGCATTATGGGGCGTCCACATGATCTAGGAAATATTTCGATCTACTTAAAAAAATCGATAGGGCTAAAAAATTATATTGGGTGGTTAAATCAAAATTTTGATCCCTCAATCAGTTGGCGCGATCTGGAGTGGATACGTCATTTTTGGAAAGGACCCTTACTCATCAAAGGAATACTTGATCCAGAAGATGCAAAAGATGCTGTAACTTTTGGGGCAGATGGAATTATCGTCTCCAATCATGGCGGACGGCAACTCGATGGGGTATTATCTACCGCAAAAGCGCTGCCTAAGATTGCTGATAAGGTCCATTCCGACCTCACCATCCTTGTTGATTCAGGGGTACGCTCGGGACTCGATGTGATACGGATGCTGGCTCTCGGAGCCCAGGCAGTGCTTCTAGGTAGACCGACAGCATATGCTTTAGCGGCAAGAGGACAAGCTGGAGTGGAACATATGCTTGAGTTGATACGCAACGAAATGGGTATTGCGATGACGTTGATGGGCGTAGGTAGGTCGACAGAAATTAACCGAACTCATCTTTGTACTGGTTCATGA
- a CDS encoding peptidoglycan-binding protein, translating to MTIVKRITDLSNYTTVLPYDSELFGIYQPLLGWKSKRIQERFQTGFQNDKASILEKLKSQFAGLIDINYTQDGQINIQIKAGALEAGKIRTFDSVVLQQISLQLPPYQNYQPSIWDTIITNDYVNAILNKNIVKIYTDAYSQINNRSNLNPSSGILSRAGNVTGSSINTRRIDVGVLEHQLEYESSVAGTLLFLVKQRAYDLLTHIFYSTVNNTEEATRLTKMLSADNSSDAFLNINDLDPTNKDYLDCVALSPISIVHLFRQYFFELDTFLGTPVDHVWLSPGSTVELIEVHTRNTTVERTLETTLDLITKSSTTTTTQDELSDAVKDENQQDVNFGASVKASYASVEATSSFDDKTSQQTAREATHKQMRQQTEQLSSEIRKNYKSTFKTVTETTDVSSIKHTLTNTTEELINYELRRKMRQVGVQVQDVGSYLCWQTYVDDPGKELGIAELVHIAVPADLDSIPHPEEIPTFQPFQEEKNITIPFVSLDGTDADNKKVYVNGVYSGTEWVVFDDVEKIQADFAQEFVCSKANYDLTDVEFDPQGKPVKVSRKDSIQNLSDKATFTLHLDYADFQGENSLDVALILHWAPKAGANDAIIQQNNANLANFKAKEKAEYEKAYVETVKDRVTLASKIKTRDSEDLREEERIVVYRQLVQSMLLNNVPLPDDRTRHVVAELINSIFDIDKMLYFVSPEWWRPRLHRSKQQLQETPTPIFNPSGPVLSGVNRVLQKGLMNKISIADLNSENNLLSSSTVGWGGINEQQRDNYYMTEDSDPAKLGSSLGWLLQLDGDNMRNAFLNAPWVKAVIPIRPGKEEAAINWLKGVEGMNGITDDVIYHTNNSNEKDINGHPLNGQKMIDVIMDLAKKIQQKYEEGIQTGKYPKPSEVSDPALVDDTNTVTATPIDRVYEHGFFPLQGGFRANVGKNYEIFDQWIEILPTDQIVPVEVKYDPKTGRQI from the coding sequence ATGACGATAGTGAAACGGATAACCGATCTTTCGAATTATACTACGGTCCTTCCTTATGATAGTGAACTGTTTGGCATATACCAACCTTTGCTTGGATGGAAATCCAAACGAATTCAAGAACGGTTTCAGACGGGATTTCAAAATGATAAAGCGTCAATTTTGGAGAAGTTAAAAAGTCAGTTTGCCGGTTTGATTGATATTAATTATACCCAGGATGGCCAAATCAACATCCAAATTAAAGCAGGCGCCCTTGAGGCGGGAAAAATCCGCACTTTTGATAGCGTGGTATTACAACAAATTTCCTTACAGCTGCCGCCCTATCAAAATTACCAACCAAGTATTTGGGATACGATCATTACGAATGACTATGTGAATGCAATCCTTAATAAAAATATTGTAAAAATATACACGGATGCCTATTCGCAAATTAATAATCGAAGTAATTTAAATCCCAGTTCAGGCATTCTTTCACGTGCGGGCAATGTGACTGGATCATCGATTAATACTCGAAGGATAGATGTTGGGGTATTGGAGCATCAGTTAGAATATGAGTCCTCAGTGGCGGGAACCTTATTATTTCTCGTGAAGCAACGAGCCTACGATCTTTTAACCCACATTTTTTATAGTACAGTGAATAATACCGAGGAAGCGACGCGACTCACCAAGATGCTTTCTGCCGATAACAGTAGTGATGCTTTTCTCAATATTAATGATCTGGATCCCACCAATAAAGACTATCTTGATTGTGTGGCTTTATCACCAATCAGTATTGTTCATTTATTTCGACAATATTTCTTTGAATTAGATACTTTTCTTGGAACCCCGGTTGATCATGTCTGGCTAAGCCCGGGCTCTACCGTGGAACTCATCGAAGTCCATACGCGCAACACCACGGTTGAGCGTACATTAGAAACCACCTTGGATCTCATTACCAAGTCTTCCACAACGACCACAACGCAAGATGAGCTTTCGGATGCAGTTAAAGATGAGAACCAACAAGACGTCAATTTCGGGGCGAGTGTTAAAGCGTCCTATGCATCAGTCGAAGCGACATCCAGTTTTGATGATAAGACATCACAGCAAACAGCACGTGAGGCAACACACAAACAAATGCGCCAGCAAACAGAACAGTTATCATCTGAAATAAGGAAAAATTATAAATCAACGTTTAAAACGGTAACCGAAACAACCGATGTTTCGAGCATTAAACATACCTTAACAAATACTACTGAAGAGCTTATAAACTATGAATTACGCCGAAAAATGCGGCAAGTTGGGGTGCAAGTTCAAGATGTAGGATCCTATTTGTGTTGGCAAACCTATGTGGATGATCCAGGCAAAGAATTAGGAATAGCAGAACTGGTCCATATTGCCGTCCCGGCTGATTTGGATAGTATTCCGCATCCTGAGGAAATCCCTACGTTCCAGCCTTTTCAAGAAGAGAAAAACATTACCATTCCTTTTGTTTCTCTAGACGGTACGGACGCAGACAATAAAAAGGTCTATGTGAACGGGGTTTATTCGGGTACGGAATGGGTTGTGTTTGATGACGTGGAAAAAATTCAAGCAGATTTCGCGCAGGAATTTGTATGTTCTAAAGCGAATTATGATTTGACTGATGTGGAATTTGATCCCCAGGGGAAACCCGTAAAAGTATCAAGGAAAGATTCGATTCAAAATTTATCGGATAAGGCCACCTTCACCTTACATTTGGATTATGCTGATTTTCAAGGAGAAAACAGTCTTGATGTCGCTCTTATTCTGCATTGGGCTCCCAAAGCAGGAGCCAATGATGCGATCATTCAACAAAACAATGCAAATCTCGCAAATTTTAAAGCGAAGGAAAAGGCAGAATATGAAAAAGCGTACGTAGAGACTGTTAAAGATAGGGTGACCCTGGCGAGTAAAATTAAAACACGTGATAGTGAAGACTTAAGAGAAGAAGAACGGATTGTCGTCTACCGTCAGCTGGTGCAGAGCATGCTTTTAAACAATGTTCCCTTGCCAGATGATCGAACCCGACATGTGGTCGCCGAGCTCATAAACTCTATTTTTGATATTGATAAAATGCTGTATTTTGTGTCTCCTGAATGGTGGAGGCCGAGATTACATCGGAGCAAACAACAGTTGCAAGAAACACCAACTCCCATTTTTAATCCATCAGGACCAGTATTGAGTGGGGTCAATAGAGTCTTACAGAAGGGCTTGATGAATAAAATCAGCATTGCCGATTTAAATTCTGAAAATAATCTCTTAAGTTCCAGTACCGTGGGTTGGGGAGGCATCAATGAGCAACAACGAGATAATTATTATATGACCGAAGATTCAGATCCCGCCAAGTTAGGCAGCAGTCTAGGCTGGTTGTTGCAATTAGATGGCGACAACATGCGCAATGCGTTTTTAAATGCCCCTTGGGTAAAAGCGGTCATTCCTATCCGGCCAGGGAAAGAAGAAGCTGCCATTAATTGGTTAAAAGGTGTTGAAGGCATGAATGGGATTACCGATGATGTCATTTATCACACCAATAATTCGAATGAAAAAGACATTAATGGCCATCCTTTAAATGGCCAAAAAATGATTGATGTCATCATGGATTTAGCTAAAAAAATACAACAGAAATATGAAGAAGGAATCCAAACTGGAAAATATCCTAAACCCAGTGAAGTATCGGATCCCGCATTGGTTGATGACACCAACACGGTAACGGCAACCCCCATTGATCGCGTTTACGAACATGGATTTTTCCCCTTACAGGGTGGTTTTCGAGCAAACGTGGGTAAAAACTATGAAATTTTTGATCAATGGATAGAAATTCTCCCAACTGATCAGATCGTTCCGGTAGAGGTAAAATACGATCCCAAAACGGGTAGGCAGATCTAG
- a CDS encoding phospholipase D-like domain-containing protein, whose amino-acid sequence MANKWLKVFPDATRNQIEYMVDGTNAFAEIVKALQTAKTPDHYIYILGWMLDIDFPLIETDQKSTLFNLLNTASTKGVEIRILVWNNPSVELQKMNLNNIPKLNGLSNTVALLDDNTYSTSDSRQFVAQFVPFIMQKFSQYQSIFKELDPFYAILRYCLSKNVGSHHEKVLVIKGEEGLISFCGGMDINKNRFDAYHKDYSNVHDVHCKVQGPAAYQILQKFKKRWHNHPSTKNIQLKGENETKPSEITMGNFYYGKVVGTYNDPNSNDHDRSLKDAYFAIIANAQKYIYIEDQYLVNVDVAKQLNKKIQESNFVCLILAIQDSQETTDILIPDRKRGEFWDALLSGVNQQVKDKVALVLIDRVNAAKENYHPAMHSKIIIADDEIVIIGSANVNQRSFTHDSETSMVIFDDDKSSVFKDTFAKRLRLEIWKEFASKMIAPDSIIASWEQFLKILMNPNVHPLILIPYLNSIEDLDKRIIDYIKKSGAIAPIVANILVGDSSDLSVALANVSVVLSPFQIVQIFNNLWDYVIDPQVK is encoded by the coding sequence ATGGCCAATAAATGGTTAAAAGTATTTCCGGATGCAACACGGAATCAAATCGAATATATGGTCGATGGGACAAATGCTTTTGCTGAAATTGTGAAAGCGCTTCAAACCGCAAAGACTCCCGATCATTATATTTATATTCTTGGATGGATGCTGGACATTGATTTCCCTCTCATAGAGACGGATCAAAAATCGACTTTATTTAATTTATTAAATACGGCATCCACCAAAGGAGTCGAAATACGGATTTTAGTTTGGAATAATCCGAGTGTTGAATTACAAAAAATGAACTTGAATAACATTCCCAAGTTAAATGGTTTATCAAATACAGTGGCTCTCTTAGATGATAATACTTATTCCACCTCGGACTCCAGGCAGTTCGTTGCTCAATTCGTCCCCTTTATTATGCAGAAATTTAGTCAATATCAATCCATTTTCAAAGAGTTAGACCCTTTTTATGCCATCCTTAGATACTGCTTAAGTAAGAATGTAGGCAGTCATCATGAAAAGGTACTTGTTATTAAAGGAGAAGAAGGACTCATTTCCTTTTGTGGGGGGATGGATATCAATAAGAATCGGTTTGATGCCTATCATAAAGATTATTCCAATGTTCATGACGTCCATTGCAAAGTACAAGGACCTGCTGCGTATCAAATCCTGCAAAAATTTAAAAAAAGATGGCATAACCATCCCAGTACCAAGAATATTCAACTCAAAGGAGAAAATGAAACAAAACCAAGTGAAATCACCATGGGGAACTTCTACTACGGAAAAGTTGTCGGTACGTATAATGATCCGAACAGCAACGATCACGATCGGAGTTTGAAGGACGCCTACTTTGCAATCATCGCTAACGCACAAAAGTATATCTACATTGAAGATCAATATTTAGTCAATGTTGATGTTGCAAAGCAACTCAATAAAAAGATTCAAGAGTCCAATTTTGTTTGTTTAATTTTAGCCATTCAGGATTCACAAGAAACCACAGACATACTTATTCCCGACAGGAAAAGAGGGGAGTTTTGGGATGCTTTACTCAGTGGAGTGAATCAGCAGGTTAAGGATAAAGTAGCGCTTGTTCTAATCGATCGGGTCAATGCCGCCAAAGAAAATTATCATCCTGCCATGCATTCTAAAATAATCATAGCGGATGATGAAATTGTTATTATAGGTTCTGCGAACGTGAACCAACGCTCCTTTACCCATGATAGCGAAACATCGATGGTCATTTTTGATGATGATAAATCAAGTGTTTTTAAAGATACGTTTGCTAAAAGGTTGAGGCTGGAAATATGGAAAGAATTTGCCAGTAAAATGATAGCCCCTGATTCAATCATTGCTTCTTGGGAACAGTTTTTGAAAATTTTAATGAATCCAAACGTACATCCCCTGATCTTAATTCCCTATCTGAACAGTATTGAAGATCTGGATAAACGAATTATTGATTACATTAAAAAAAGTGGGGCAATTGCCCCCATTGTAGCCAACATCTTGGTGGGTGACAGCAGTGACTTATCTGTTGCTTTGGCGAATGTTTCGGTGGTACTCAGCCCTTTTCAGATCGTGCAAATATTTAATAATCTTTGGGATTATGTGATTGACCCACAGGTAAAGTAA
- a CDS encoding magnesium transporter CorA family protein, whose translation MNTFDTVAIEFDLTHHRMKQLALEELQINPQEKSKVYWIHSNLKQVDVFNQLASTLKLPEEVIKLCAENNLTNLIDNDKALTLQIKCLASLELNENNEINLDNLVFHLTENYCFTASEKPLPVLFDFLNNCSKSLHYAKTSCFILFLLLEGIINDYAKVLFNYEEIAEEFDSVLQTTNENIYKDVAEVKHQTLQIKRYMMAIREILMRITTRNISVVSEKCRSSLYNLSNHSHLIIHEVDSIRELLNGLLGQIDNELMQKMSKTMAVLTAFASIFLPLNLITGIYGMNFEWIPELHWKYGYFGALGLIIFCALFLYILFKKKKWL comes from the coding sequence ATGAATACTTTTGATACCGTTGCAATTGAATTTGATTTAACCCATCACCGCATGAAACAGCTTGCTCTTGAGGAATTGCAGATCAATCCTCAAGAAAAAAGCAAAGTGTATTGGATTCATAGCAACCTCAAGCAAGTCGATGTCTTTAATCAACTCGCCAGCACACTCAAATTACCTGAAGAAGTCATTAAATTATGTGCAGAAAATAATTTAACGAATCTTATTGATAATGATAAGGCACTCACGTTGCAAATTAAATGCTTGGCTTCGCTTGAGCTCAATGAAAATAATGAAATAAATCTCGATAACTTAGTGTTTCATCTTACTGAAAATTACTGCTTTACTGCATCGGAAAAACCGCTGCCTGTATTATTTGATTTTCTAAACAATTGTTCAAAGTCTCTTCACTATGCAAAAACCTCATGTTTCATATTATTTTTACTTCTTGAAGGGATTATTAATGACTACGCCAAGGTGCTCTTTAATTATGAGGAAATAGCGGAGGAGTTCGATTCTGTATTACAAACCACGAATGAGAATATCTATAAGGATGTTGCGGAGGTAAAACACCAGACCTTACAAATCAAACGCTATATGATGGCAATAAGAGAAATTTTAATGCGGATTACGACGCGCAATATTTCTGTTGTCTCAGAAAAATGCCGTTCTTCCTTATATAATTTGTCGAATCATAGCCATCTCATTATTCATGAAGTGGATTCAATTCGTGAGTTATTAAATGGCTTATTAGGACAAATTGATAATGAATTAATGCAAAAAATGAGTAAGACAATGGCCGTACTCACTGCCTTCGCCTCCATTTTTTTGCCACTCAATTTAATTACTGGAATCTATGGAATGAATTTTGAGTGGATTCCTGAGTTACACTGGAAATACGGATATTTTGGCGCATTGGGTTTAATTATTTTCTGTGCCTTATTTCTTTATATCCTTTTCAAGAAAAAGAAATGGCTGTAA
- a CDS encoding C2 family cysteine protease, protein MENKLELIENESSPQQQAVKECETSPNPQGTYLFFTVQHKKNFAPLYPKRLSIAHVAQGAMSGDCYLLSVINAILALPNGEQYIRDAMIDKKNKIHVRFFKDDKPQWLMIEKSLPTSWGILSSGKIWVRFLEKAYVTFMGGNYNKTLTSGDSRTALKAFLGGFTESIAIPQQAQSSLAQLYKKLIYGCNGKDIYSLIFLLRPHDKLASITNMLEYIFADQQTLLHEWWNWVHLNQKYFEQLLEENLFLTKEKFICFLQQRMHHSMAPPVKAISAVTSWLHRYAILPGENEYSYDEIDLFLSLKKAHTEQKPIVCSPKEDPPEGITMQHTYALLDTKESKRTHRKFVILRNPHHENRHWLSHYLFYGGRYSIEQEENGQIELITLPVRRSTFTMELRDFAHAFAYVDCGRSLLDKNLQPELENSANLKN, encoded by the coding sequence ATGGAAAATAAATTGGAACTTATTGAAAATGAATCGTCACCTCAGCAGCAAGCCGTCAAAGAATGTGAAACGAGTCCTAATCCACAAGGCACCTATTTGTTTTTTACCGTTCAGCACAAGAAAAATTTCGCTCCTCTGTATCCCAAAAGACTATCGATTGCTCATGTTGCCCAAGGAGCCATGAGTGGCGATTGTTATCTACTCTCGGTCATCAATGCAATCCTTGCTTTACCGAATGGCGAACAATACATTCGTGACGCAATGATTGATAAAAAAAATAAAATCCATGTCCGTTTTTTTAAGGATGATAAGCCGCAATGGCTCATGATTGAAAAATCATTACCTACATCTTGGGGCATTTTAAGTTCGGGCAAAATCTGGGTCCGTTTTCTTGAAAAGGCCTATGTTACTTTTATGGGCGGCAATTATAATAAAACGCTAACCAGCGGCGATAGTCGAACCGCGTTAAAAGCATTTCTTGGAGGGTTTACTGAATCAATCGCTATTCCCCAACAAGCACAATCCTCTCTTGCTCAATTATATAAAAAACTGATTTATGGCTGTAATGGAAAAGACATTTATTCTTTAATTTTTCTTCTGCGCCCTCATGATAAATTAGCAAGTATCACCAATATGCTCGAATATATTTTTGCGGATCAGCAAACGCTATTGCATGAGTGGTGGAACTGGGTCCATCTGAATCAAAAATACTTTGAGCAATTGCTTGAAGAAAATCTCTTTTTAACCAAAGAGAAGTTCATTTGCTTTTTACAACAGCGAATGCATCACAGCATGGCGCCCCCAGTTAAGGCGATTTCAGCCGTGACAAGCTGGTTGCACCGGTATGCCATTTTGCCTGGAGAAAACGAGTACAGTTATGATGAGATTGATTTGTTCCTTTCATTAAAAAAGGCTCATACAGAACAAAAACCTATCGTCTGTAGTCCAAAAGAAGATCCTCCTGAGGGAATTACCATGCAGCATACCTATGCGTTGCTTGACACTAAAGAAAGTAAGCGAACCCATCGCAAATTTGTCATTCTTCGCAATCCACATCATGAAAACCGTCATTGGTTGTCTCATTACCTCTTTTATGGCGGACGATATTCAATCGAACAAGAAGAAAATGGACAAATTGAATTGATTACTTTACCAGTAAGACGCTCTACTTTTACTATGGAACTCAGAGATTTTGCTCATGCATTTGCTTATGTTGATTGCGGCCGCTCTCTGTTGGATAAAAATCTTCAACCAGAACTTGAAAACAGCGCTAATTTAAAAAACTAG
- a CDS encoding GH3 family domain-containing protein has product MFRHWILKNCGTPLIRHYAKKIENSAYDPYPYQNAALKKIINTCRKTELGIQCGLSQLKTMDNARTLPAFNYEMLRPEFEKIYQEGKQGFFSWEPIKAISLTSGTTGGPKYIPITPSLINNLVRIGFSLYAGFSNELNNPKELFDGKALYLSAQPYVYNSPTALPVGFISGYMNSNRHWLYKDLLYPSTKTLAIPDAQVRMTRIFEEIKDQDIRMILGFPAIIQLVTAKALSYFNVSHLQQLWTNLSVCVYGGNFLSLSQIDYLKKSWIGDVSTEKKLLFLEHYSAAEGFFGHTLHSDWPGLVFNPFDVFYQLKQNRDDFEFLQLHELKEGGRYLIYVTTLAGLINYEMEDIIEITSVKPLTFKFFARAKEQISLISEKILVSEIKQVVECLAQALNQPIHDFAVYLDCRSGNRLFFILSTPIANLDSSIQLLDDSLRKINPNYNEYRANNTYQPPKIIYKPTEFFNKYREKNIHKGNFKEKRLFMSEAEFNAAYF; this is encoded by the coding sequence ATGTTCCGCCATTGGATTCTAAAAAATTGTGGCACACCCCTTATTCGTCATTACGCCAAAAAAATCGAAAACAGCGCTTATGATCCCTATCCCTATCAGAACGCAGCACTTAAAAAAATTATCAATACCTGTAGAAAAACAGAGCTTGGCATCCAATGTGGATTATCTCAATTAAAAACTATGGATAATGCACGAACACTCCCTGCTTTTAATTATGAAATGTTACGGCCTGAGTTTGAAAAAATCTATCAAGAAGGGAAACAGGGATTTTTTAGTTGGGAGCCTATTAAAGCCATTTCTTTAACTTCAGGAACTACTGGTGGTCCCAAATACATTCCAATAACCCCCAGTTTAATCAACAACCTGGTACGCATTGGTTTTAGTTTATATGCGGGGTTTTCCAATGAATTAAATAATCCTAAGGAGTTATTTGATGGCAAGGCGCTGTATTTGAGTGCACAACCCTATGTTTATAATTCTCCTACGGCTCTGCCTGTAGGCTTCATATCGGGGTATATGAATTCAAATCGGCATTGGCTTTATAAGGACTTGCTCTATCCATCAACAAAAACATTGGCTATTCCAGATGCACAAGTACGGATGACACGTATTTTTGAGGAAATTAAAGATCAAGATATTCGCATGATTTTAGGTTTTCCTGCGATTATCCAATTAGTTACTGCCAAAGCATTATCCTATTTTAATGTGAGCCATCTGCAGCAGTTATGGACAAATTTATCTGTATGTGTCTATGGAGGAAATTTTTTATCTCTTTCGCAAATCGATTACCTTAAAAAAAGTTGGATAGGTGATGTCAGCACAGAGAAAAAGCTGCTATTTTTGGAGCATTATTCAGCCGCAGAAGGTTTTTTTGGGCATACCTTACATAGTGATTGGCCCGGCCTTGTTTTTAATCCCTTTGATGTCTTTTATCAATTGAAACAGAATCGAGACGATTTCGAGTTTTTGCAATTGCATGAGCTAAAAGAGGGGGGGCGTTATCTTATTTATGTCACAACCCTTGCCGGCTTAATCAATTATGAAATGGAAGATATTATTGAAATCACCTCTGTGAAACCACTTACCTTCAAATTTTTTGCGCGTGCAAAGGAACAAATTTCCCTAATTTCTGAAAAAATCCTGGTTTCTGAAATAAAACAGGTAGTGGAATGTCTTGCTCAGGCACTCAATCAACCTATTCATGATTTTGCGGTTTATCTTGATTGCCGATCGGGTAATCGGCTCTTTTTTATTTTATCGACGCCAATAGCCAATTTAGACTCTTCGATTCAATTATTAGATGATAGTCTTCGTAAAATAAACCCGAATTATAATGAATATCGGGCAAATAATACGTACCAACCACCCAAAATAATTTACAAGCCAACGGAATTTTTTAACAAATACCGTGAAAAAAACATTCATAAAGGCAACTTCAAGGAAAAAAGATTGTTTATGAGTGAAGCTGAATTTAATGCGGCTTATTTTTGA